The following proteins are encoded in a genomic region of Entelurus aequoreus isolate RoL-2023_Sb linkage group LG01, RoL_Eaeq_v1.1, whole genome shotgun sequence:
- the LOC133638561 gene encoding angiopoietin-related protein 7-like, with translation MADVNQSAAALLVAFLLVTAAWAQNPRKTPKAPKPPKAQCCDEVRSLKVQVANLTSLVGELSRKQEVDLRSMVRQIMDLDMQNRQQEARVTEAESKYSEINNRVEIMQLQTLQSAPQTTSDAIYDCASLYSKNYKISGEYKLPKDEFLGTPELSVFCDMETNGGGWTLIQRRKVGLTSFNRDWKPYKSGFGSIRGDFWLGNEHIFRLTRRPTVLRIEMEDWEGEKRYAEYGFFTVANELNSYRLFLAKYSGNAGDSLRYHNNTNFSTLHKDNDKCVDDCASLRKGGYWYNCCTDSNLNGVFYRYGEHTKSTDGITWYGWHGPNYSLKKVEMKVRPVGFQP, from the exons ATGGCCGACGTCAATCAGAGCGCGGCAGCTTTGCTGGTCGCCTTTCTCCTGGTGACGGCGGCGTGGGCCCAAAATCCCAGGAAAACGCCCAAAGCGCCGAAGCCCCCCAAGGCGCAATGCTGTGACGAGGTGCGCTCTCTCAAGGTCCAGGTGGCCAACCTGACCAGCCTGGTCGGGGAGCTGAGTCGCAAGCAGGAGGTGGACCTGAGGAGCATGGTGAGGCAAATCATGGACCTGGACATGCAGAACCGGCAGCAGGAAGCCCGGGTCACCGAGGCCGAGAGCAAGTACTCTGAAATCAACAACCGCGTGGAGATCATGCAGCTTCAGACCCTGCAGTCGGCGCCCCAGACCACATCAG ACGCCATATACGACTGTGCCTCGCTCTACAGCAAGAACTATAAGATATCCGGCGAGTACAAACTTCCAAAAGACGAGTTCCTGGGAACACCTGAGCTCAGC GTGTTCTGCGACATGGAGACAAACGGCGGCGGCTGGACTCTAATCCAGAGACGCAAAGTGGGCCTGACGTCTTTCAACCGCGACTGGAAGCCGTACAAGAGCGGCTTTGGATCCATCCGCGGAGACTTCTGGCTCGGCAACGAGCACATATTCCGTCTGACAAGGCGGCCCACTGTGCTCAGGATCGAGATGGAG GACTGGGAGGGAGAGAAACGCTACGCCGAGTACGGCTTTTTCACCGTGGCCAACGAGCTCAACAGCTACAGGCTTTTCCTCGCCAAGTACAGCGGGAACGCCGGCGACTCCTTGCGCTACCACAACAACACCAACTTCAGCACCCTCCACAAAGACAACGACAAGTGCGTGGATGACTGCGCCTCTCTACGCAAAG GTGGTTACTGGTACAACTGCTGCACAGACTCCAACCTCAACGGCGTTTTCTACCGCTACGGCGAGCACACCAAGAGCACGGACGGCATCACTTGGTACGGATGGCACGGTCCCAACTACTCCCTGAAAAAGGTAGAGATGAAGGTTCGGCCGGTGGGTTTCCAGCCGTGA